GGCGATCCGGGCCTCGCCGTGAGTCGGGGCCGTAAAGCCGGTGAGCAGTCGCATGGTGGTCGTCTTGCCCGCGCCGTTGGGGCCGAGGAAGGCAACGACTTGCCCCTTGGGGATCGTGAACGACACGTCGCGGACCGCCAGAAACGACCCGAATTGCTTGCAAAGTCCGTCGGCTTCGATCATGACCGGCGTAGACATGCCGATTCACCCCTCCCAGACCATGGAAAGCGCCGAGGCCGGCCGCTCGACGCGGCCCGGGCCGACGCGGGGCGGCCCGGCGGCCGATCGCGGCCGCCCCCCCTCGGATGTACCTACCCTCGCACTCGCGGACCGCGCGGACGCCGGGCGTCCAGCATCGATACGCGACTCCGGCGGAAGAGGTTCATTATGCGCCGGCCGCCCGGACGACGCAACCGGACGAACCGACCGCCGAAAACTCATAGAAAGCCTTGGATGTCATGATTGACGCGACCCCTCTGTCCGAATAATCTCAAAGTTAGTCACATCGGAAGTCCCGCGTCGTATGAGTTGGATCAAGGAGGAGTGCCGGCCGCCGGCCCGCGTCTCCTCCCGCATCGCGGTTTCGTGCATCTCAAACCCCACGCTCGATCGCTCCAGAACGATCCCCTTGAGGGAGTACCTTTCATGCACTCACGCGATGGAAGGGCCGAGGCCCGGACGTCTCGTCGTACCGTTTCGCGCGCGGCCGCCGCAGCCGTGGGCGTCGTCGTCGTTCTGGCGGCGGGCGCGCTAAGGTCGAACGCCGGCGACGGGCCGACGGACAAGACGCCGGCTGCGTCCAAGTCCTCGCCCGGTTCGGCGAGTTTTCTCGACCCACTGCTTCAGAAGGAGTGGAAGGACGCCGGCCTGAAGCCCGCGCCGGTCGCTCGCGACGAGGAGTTCCTCCGCCGCGTTTACCTCGACATCCTGGGGCGAACCCCCACCGTCGCCGAGGCCCGAGAGTTCCTCTCCGTCAAGGGTGGTCCCGAGAAGCGCAACCGTTTGGTCGACCAGCTTTTGGAGAACGTCGACTATCCCAAGAACATGGCCACCGAATGGTCGATCCTGCTGCTGGGACGCGGCCGCCAGGAGCGAAACGTCGACCGCGCCGCTCTGACGGCGTGGCTTCGGAAGCAGTTCTCGGCGAATCGTCCCTGGAACGAGATCGTCTACGACCTGGTGACGGCCAGCGGGTCGAACAAGGACAACGGCGCGGTCAACTATACGCTCGCCCACCTGGAGAGCGAGGCCGTGCCGTTGACCTCGCGCACCGTCCGCCTCTTCCTGGGCCAGCAACTCCAGTGCGTCCAGTGCCATGACCATCCCCAGAACGACTGGAAGCAGGCCGACTTCTGGGGGATCAACGCCTTCTTCCGCGGCATCAAGCGCGAGGAGAAGCGGATGGTCGACGGCACCGGCCTGGAAAAGGTCGACCACGTCGAGTTGAAAGACGTCCCAACCGAGGGGTTCGCCAAGTTCGACCGCCGGAACGGCATGATGGGGATCGCCTTCCCCAAGTTCATCGACGGCCGGAAGCTTGAGAAGCCGGAGAAGGCCCTGCGGCGGGTGGAACTGGGCAAGCTCATCACCGAACCGACCGGCGACCTGCTCCCCCGCGCCATGGTCAACCGGATGTGGGCCCACTTCATGGGCCGCGGGTTCGTCAACCCGGTCGACGACATCGGCCCCCATAACACGCCCGTGATGCCCGACGTCTTCGACAAGCTGACCCAGGAATTCCATGAGAGCGGCTACGACCTGAAGCAGTTGATCCGCTGGATCACCTCGTCGGCCGCCTATCAGGTTTCGAGCGTCCGTCCCGGCAAGGAGAAGCCCGAGGACGATCTGTTCAGCGTCGCGGCCCTCCGTCCGCTGAGCCCCGAACAGTTGTTCGACTCGCTGCTCACCGCCACCGCCGCCCACAAGACGGGGAGCGGCCGCAACGACGACAAGCGCGACGCCTGGATGCGCCAGTTCCTCTTCACCTTCGGCAACGACGAAGGGGACGAGGCCACGAGCTTCCAGGGGACGATCCCTCAGTCGCTGATGATGATGAACGGCGAGTTGATGCGCGACGCCCTTTCCGGCAAGCCGGGAAGCTTCCTGGCCGACGCCGTCGAGCAGGCCGGACGCCAGCGCAGGCCGTCGGCGTTCATGGTGGACCAGCTCTATCTGGCCGCCCTGAGCCGTCACCCTTCGAACGCCGAGGCCTCAGCGGCCGTACATCATTTAGAGTCATATCCCGACGCGATCCCGTTCCTCCAGGATCTGTTTTGGGCCCTGCTCAACTCGAACGAGTTCATCCTCAACCACTGACACGGTCGTCCCAAAGGAGCCTTCGTCCATGACGCCTCCGATCATCACCCCCCGAGGGATGCACCGTCGCCACTTCCTCGGACACCTTGCGGCCACCACGCTTGGCATCCCCGCGGCGCAGTTCTTCAGCTCGCTGCGGGCCAATGCGGCGGTGGCCAAGAAGAACCAACGAAGCTGCATCGTCCTCTGGATGTCGGGCGGCCCGAGCCACCTGGACATCTGGGACCTGAAACCCGACAGCGAGAAGAACGGCGGCCCCTTCAAGCCGATCGCGACCTCCGCGCCGGGGGTCTCGATCAGCGAGCATATGCCGAAGACCGCCAAGCAGATGCATCACCTGAACGTCATCCGCTCGCTGGACTCCAAGGAGGGGAACCACGAGCGCGGGACGTATCTGATGCACACCGGCTACGTCCCCAACCCGACGGTCGTCCACCCCGGCTGGGGTTCGACGGCCGCCTTCGAGCTGGGGAGCCAGATGGAGGACTTCGACCTCCCCCACTGCGTCTCGATCAACACGCCGGGGCAAGGCGCTGGGTTCCTCGGGATGTCGTACACGCCCTTCATGGTCGGCAACCCGAACGCCCCGATCGCCAACCTGGCCCCGCCGAAGGACGTCGATGAGATGCGGCTGGACCGCCGGCTCCAGATGCTCAGCCGGGTCGAGAACGACTTCATCAAGCAGCGCGGCGCGCAAGCGGCCCAGGATCACAAGGCCGTCTACGCGAAGACGATTCGGATGATGAACTCGAAGTACAAGGACATCTTCAAGCTCGACTCCGAGCCCGACGCCGTTCGAGAAGCCTACGGCAAGGGCCAGTTCGGCTCGGGATGCCTGCTGGCCCGCCGGCTGGTGGAGCAGGGGGTGACCTACGTCGAGGTCGCGATGGGAGGCTGGGACACCCACGCCGACAACTTCGACGCCCTCTCGACGAGGCTCCTGCCGCAGCTCGACCAGGGGATGGCCGCCCTGACCGCCGACCTGGCGAGCCGAGGTTTGCTCGACACCACGACGATCGTCTGGATGGGCGAATTCGGCCGCACGCCGAGGATCAACCAGAACGCCGGCCGCGACCACTGGCCTCGTAGCTGGTCGGTCGTCATGGGCGGCGGCGGCATGAAGGGGGGCCAGGTCATCGGCTCGACCGACAAGGACGGCGTCGACGTCTCCGACCGCCCGGTCGGCGTCATGGACTTGATCGCGACCATGACCAAGTCCATGGGCATCGGCCTCGATACATCCTACACGACCCCTCGCGGTCGGCCGATGCGAGTCGTCGACGGCGGCAAGCCGATCGCCGAACTCATCGGCTGACAGCCGTGAAGTTCGATTCGAAACCTTCGCTCAGGCCCCCGCGACGCTCTCGCGGGGGCCTGGTCCTTTGGTGGCCCAGCCGGCCGCCAGCGCCAGCCCGCAGCCGATCAAGGCGAGCGGCCCGCCCGCCACCGCGGCCAACGAGAGGCTCGCCGCGGCGATGAGGCTCTGCGCTCCGATCCGCCGCGCCGAGGTCAGGCCAGCCAGACCCAGGCCGAGCAGCAGAGCGAGCAGCAGGAGCGAACGCGCCCGGCTTTCGGTTAGCACGGCGGGCTCGCCCGATGGATCGTCGACAGCCTCCAGGCGGAACGGCGGATCGGCCAGGCCAGGCGAAGGGCCGGCGAAGAACGTGGGCCGCCCCAGCCGCCGGATCCGCTCGCGGTCGGTCTGTTCGGGAACGGACGGCCCGGGAGAGGCCTCCTCGGGCCGCTCCAGTCCTAGGTAGTCACGGGCCGCGGCGATCGGCTCATCTAGACCGGTGGGCCGGAGCGCCTCGGCCATCTGAACCCGCGACGCATTGACCACTTCCAGATCCCTCGCCGCCCGCTCGCGGCGAGCCAGGTCGGGGCTCCGCAATGCGGCCAGCAGCGCGTGCTCGGCCTCGCGGAGTGCCGACTCGTGGTCGATCAGGAGCGATGACAGCCGCTCCCGATCGGCGCCTGAGCCCCGGTCCATCACGGCGATGAGGTCGAAGATCCGACGCCCGATCCGGTCGGCTCGATCAAGCTGAAGCCGCTCCGATCCGACGGCCTCCAGTCCGGCGGCCGACGGCCGGACCGTCCTCCCCGGCGGCGCGTAGACCGCCACCAGGGCCGGCGTCCGACCATCGCCGACGCGAGGGACGGCCAGCGAGGTCGACGCCGTCCCATCCAGCGCCCGCCGGTCCATCATCCAGGTCAACCCGACGATCCCGGCGGCGTCGGCCCCCATTGGGATGGTCCATCGCGACTCTGCGTCGAGCAGCGGAACGACGGCTGCCCCATCGACCGAAGCCCTCAGCAAACGCCCCCCCTCCGGCGGCGCGACGGTCAGAAACCTTCCGGAGCGCGGCTCGACCTGGAACGAGGCCGTCCCCAGCGCCGGTCCGCCCCCGCCCAGGACATAAGACACCTCAGCCGACCGCGCCCGAGCCGCGGCGTCGAGCGAGCCGGCTCCGGCCTCCTCGGCGGGCGGCTGAACGGCGAGCATCCAGCCTTCGCGACGTTCGACGTGATACGCCCTCGCGGGAAGGTCCACCGAAGCGCCGAACTCGTCGTCCTGAAACCGGCTCGCGTACGAGATCTCACGGAGCCCCGCCGATCCCGATGTGGCGGGGAGAGTCGCCGTGGCGAACACCAGCGCGAGCGAGGAGTCGACGAATCCCCGACCTAGTGGAACGATCTCCGGAAAAACGACCTCGCGGCCTGGGGTGATCGCCGTTCGAGACCGCAGCACCAGCCGTTGAGCCCCCCAGATCGGTCGCCCCGGGATGATCGTCCAGTACGTCGAGGAATCCCGCGACTCGGTCGTGGGCTGAAACTCCTGCCCTGCGAGCTGAATCTGTGCTGAGGCGTTCCACATGGTCGGCAACTTGAGATGGATCGCCTCCAGCGGGCCGCCGGCGACCTCGTAGCGGAGGACCGCCACCCACTCAGCCGAATCGGGATGAACGGTCAACTGGCTGCCGATCGTCACGTTGACGCGAGGCGGCTGCGGCGCCCAGCGCAGCTCCCCTGCGTGCCCAGGATCGTCGACGCGGTACGTCTGCCGAGTCCAGGGGCCGTTGGGAACAGCCCCGGTTTCGGCCTGCCCGGACGTGAGAAGCGAAACGCCCGAATCAGTCGCCAGATCAACGCCTCCGCGTGAGAGGACCTCCAGCGACCCGCCCGCCCCGCGCCCCTCGAACGCATCGACCCAGGGGAGCCGGAGTCGATGCCGGCGGAGTCCTGACGCGGCGGCGAGTTGAGGAACGGGAATCCAGCCGCGGACCTGAATCGTGCGACGAGACTTCAGGTCGATCCGATCGAACCGCAGTTGAAGCGGCCCCTCGTCGCGACGGCTCCAGTCGGTCATCCCCGCCGACTCAACGTCCAGGACGATCAGCTCACGGGGAAGTTCAAGGTCGACCTTGTCGAGCAGGCCGCTGATCTCGGACAGTTCCACGTCGAACTGACAGTCGACTCGGCCGGAGTCGACCTGGAGGCGGGTCGCGACTCGTCGGCGATAGCGCGTGGGCGAGGGCCCCGTGCGGAACTCGACGACGTCCTTCGCGCTCAGCCGAAGCGTTCCGGCGAAGGTGAGCGGATCGTCGGGGAGCGTTCCCCAGGCTCGGACGAAGGTCTCGTCGCCGACCGGCTCGGAGTCGAGCGCGGGCTCCAGGCGACCCGTCCAGTGGCCAGGGCGGCGAACGGCCAGCAGCCCGGATTCGCGGTCCACGCCCAGGGGCTCCACGCGCGGGAATCGGCGAGTCGCCGCACCCCCGGGATCGCCGCCGCGAAGGGGGCGCCAGAAGTCCAGGGCGACGGTCGTCCGTTCGGTGATCGGCGGGTCGATGCGCGCAATCCACTCGGGGTTTTGGGGCGTCCCTCCCCAGGAGGAGTCGACCAGCCCCGGGATCTGCACCGACCGCGGCACCAGCCCCGGCTCCAGGGCGACCCGGATCGTTGAGATCCGCCGTCGAGGGCGGTAGGTGAGTCGAGCACGAACGCGTTCGCCGGCCGGATCCAGGTCCCAGAGCATCAGACTTTCGACGGTCGCCGCAGCCTGATCGACGTCCTGGTCGCCAGCGTTCCAGCCCACGCTGATCCGGTCGACCGGCCCAAGGACGGCCTTGATCGTCTGATCCTCGCCGGCGACGACGCGGCCCCGCGCAACGATCCGCTGACGGGCGCCCAGCGGTTGCTCCAAGCTCAGGCGGGCCGCGGGCGCTGCGTTGATCCGAAGGTCGATCGCCTCCACGCCGCCGTCGCGGAGTGGCGAAGTTAGCCGACGCAGCCGCAGCCGGCTCGTCTTGTCGGCGGGGACCAGCACTGTCGCAGACTCTCCTCCGGCCGCGACGATCACCGGCGCACGACGGTCGTCAAGAAAGGCTTCGAGGTCGTGAGCGTCGCCGACAGGGAACTCAAATCGCGTGAACCCCGGCTCCGCCTGCACCTCGTACTCACTGATGATCACCAGTTCCCGCCCCTCGCCGCGCGTGACGCGGTGTTCGGCGGAGAGGATCGACGGCCCTTGCTCGGTCGCCGCCGCGGACGGGAGCGGTCGGGCGCGATCGAGGAGGCTCTTGTAGTCGGCTTCCCGAAGGACGACTCGCGAGGGCGAAGCCGCAGGGTCGAACTCCCCGTCGTAAGGGATCAGTGCGCGGATCGGCTCGACGGGGCCGCCGGCCTGTTGGGCGGCGGCCTGAGACAACCAGGCGGCAGCCAGAGTCCAGGCCGCCAGGCGCATGCCCCGTCGCCCCAGAAAGGTCCGCTGCCTCCCTGACGGAGTCCCCGGCGGCCGGATCGGTCGAAACAGGGTCTCGCGGAGAAGGCGCCCCAGCCTGACGAGCAAAACGGCGAAGGCCCCGACGAACGGCCCGGCCGTGATGGCGGCGGGGACTCTGGTCAACCCATCGTGTACGACGACCATCGCAATCATCAGCGTCAGCGGCGC
The Paludisphaera rhizosphaerae genome window above contains:
- a CDS encoding DUF1549 domain-containing protein; amino-acid sequence: MHSRDGRAEARTSRRTVSRAAAAAVGVVVVLAAGALRSNAGDGPTDKTPAASKSSPGSASFLDPLLQKEWKDAGLKPAPVARDEEFLRRVYLDILGRTPTVAEAREFLSVKGGPEKRNRLVDQLLENVDYPKNMATEWSILLLGRGRQERNVDRAALTAWLRKQFSANRPWNEIVYDLVTASGSNKDNGAVNYTLAHLESEAVPLTSRTVRLFLGQQLQCVQCHDHPQNDWKQADFWGINAFFRGIKREEKRMVDGTGLEKVDHVELKDVPTEGFAKFDRRNGMMGIAFPKFIDGRKLEKPEKALRRVELGKLITEPTGDLLPRAMVNRMWAHFMGRGFVNPVDDIGPHNTPVMPDVFDKLTQEFHESGYDLKQLIRWITSSAAYQVSSVRPGKEKPEDDLFSVAALRPLSPEQLFDSLLTATAAHKTGSGRNDDKRDAWMRQFLFTFGNDEGDEATSFQGTIPQSLMMMNGELMRDALSGKPGSFLADAVEQAGRQRRPSAFMVDQLYLAALSRHPSNAEASAAVHHLESYPDAIPFLQDLFWALLNSNEFILNH
- a CDS encoding DUF1501 domain-containing protein; translated protein: MTPPIITPRGMHRRHFLGHLAATTLGIPAAQFFSSLRANAAVAKKNQRSCIVLWMSGGPSHLDIWDLKPDSEKNGGPFKPIATSAPGVSISEHMPKTAKQMHHLNVIRSLDSKEGNHERGTYLMHTGYVPNPTVVHPGWGSTAAFELGSQMEDFDLPHCVSINTPGQGAGFLGMSYTPFMVGNPNAPIANLAPPKDVDEMRLDRRLQMLSRVENDFIKQRGAQAAQDHKAVYAKTIRMMNSKYKDIFKLDSEPDAVREAYGKGQFGSGCLLARRLVEQGVTYVEVAMGGWDTHADNFDALSTRLLPQLDQGMAALTADLASRGLLDTTTIVWMGEFGRTPRINQNAGRDHWPRSWSVVMGGGGMKGGQVIGSTDKDGVDVSDRPVGVMDLIATMTKSMGIGLDTSYTTPRGRPMRVVDGGKPIAELIG